The Odocoileus virginianus isolate 20LAN1187 ecotype Illinois chromosome 12, Ovbor_1.2, whole genome shotgun sequence genome has a segment encoding these proteins:
- the CMKLR1 gene encoding chemerin-like receptor 1, producing the protein MEAEDYNASYEDYPDDLDPIVVLEELSPLEGRVVRIFLVVIYSIICLLGILGNGLVIIIITCKMKRTVNTIWFLNLAVADFLFNIFLPIHIAYAALDYHWVFGTAMCKISNFLLIHNMFTSVFLLTVISFDRCVSVLLPVWSQNHRSVRLAYTACLVIWVLAFFLSSPSLVFRDTARLHGKISCFNNFSLSAAGSAPWPAHPQVDPVGSGRHMVVTITRFLCGFLVPGLITTACYFTIVYKLQRSRLAKTKKPFKIILTIIITFFLCWCPYHTFYLLELRRGSVPPSVFSLGVPLATAIAIANSCMNPILYVFMGQDFKKFRVALFSRLVNALSEDTGHSSYPSHRSFTKMSSMNERETGML; encoded by the coding sequence ATGGAGGCTGAGGATTACAACGCCTCCTACGAGGACTACCCCGATGACCTGGACCCCATCGTGGTTTTGGAGGAGTTATCTCCCCTGGAAGGCAGAGTGGTCAGGATCTTCCTGGTGGTGATCTACAGCATTATCTGTCTCCTCGGGATCCTGGGCAACGGCTTGGTGATCATCATCATCACCTGCAAGATGAAGAGGACGGTGAACACCATCTGGTTCCTCAACCTGGCCGTGGCCGACTTCCTGTTCaacatcttcctccccatccacaTCGCCTACGCCGCCCTGGACTACCACTGGGTGTTTGGGACGGCTATGTGCAAGATCAGCAACTTCCTGCTCATCCACAACATGTTCACCAGCGTCTTCCTGCTGACCGTCATCAGCTTCGACCGCTGCGTCTCCGTGCTCCTCCCCGTCTGGTCCCAGAACCACCGCAGCGTCCGGCTCGCTTACACGGCCTGCCTGGTCATCTGGGTCCTGGCTTTCTTCCTGAGTTCCCCGTCCCTCGTCTTCCGGGACACGGCCCGCCTGCACGGGAAGATATCCTGCTTTAACAACTTCAGCCTGTCGGCTGCCGGCTCCGCCCCGTGGCCCGCTCACCCCCAGGTGGACCCGGTGGGCTCCGGCCGGCACATGGTGGTGACCATCACCCGCTTCCTCTGTGGCTTCCTGGTGCCGGGTCTCATCACCACCGCCTGCTACTTCACCATCGTCTACAAGCTGCAGCGCAGCCGCCTGGCCAAGACCAAGAAGCCCTTCAAGATCATCCTGACCATCATCATCACCTTCTTCCTCTGCTGGTGCCCCTACCACACGTTCTACCTCCTGGAGCTCCGTCGCGGCTCCGTGCCTCCCTCCGTCTTCAGCCTGGGCGTGCCCCTGGCCACCGCCATTGCCATCGCCAACAGCTGCATGAACCCCATCCTGTATGTCTTCATGGGTCAGGACTTCAAGAAGTTCAGGGTGGCCCTCTTCTCCCGTCTGGTCAATGCGCTGAGTGAGGACACAGGCCACTCCTCCTACCCCAGCCACAGGAGCTTTACCAAGATGTCATCCATGAACGAGAGGGAGACCGGCATGCTCTGA